A single Stutzerimonas stutzeri DNA region contains:
- a CDS encoding flagellar protein MotY — translation MRLRLLILACLLASPANALTFQTRLERAQWQVEGDQFECRLTQPVAGFGAGAFVRRAGEQATFRLQSADRWLGEGSATLLAAAAPWQPERSDLNLGVVAVAAGDIVFNSSQLQAGRLLSGLLEGRSPVVRHRTRHGGEALEVRLLPARFAKAYEDYRACTAKLLPVNFEQIRQSQVGFPAADVALDAMAQAKLDIILQFLKADPSVNRIQLDGHSDNSGNRLTNRDLSRRRALAVEEYLIANGIAKEQITLRFHGERYPLVPNNSEANRAKNRRVSLRLERGPAATTVAGESGAPSS, via the coding sequence GTGCGCCTGCGCCTTCTTATTCTGGCTTGCCTGCTTGCTTCTCCGGCCAATGCCCTGACGTTCCAGACACGTCTGGAGCGTGCGCAGTGGCAGGTCGAAGGTGATCAGTTCGAGTGTCGCCTGACGCAGCCGGTCGCAGGCTTCGGCGCCGGGGCGTTCGTGCGGCGCGCCGGGGAGCAGGCCACGTTCCGTTTGCAGTCGGCCGACCGTTGGCTGGGCGAAGGCTCGGCGACGCTGCTCGCAGCCGCCGCGCCCTGGCAGCCAGAGCGCAGCGATCTCAATCTCGGCGTCGTGGCCGTGGCGGCGGGCGACATTGTGTTCAACAGTTCTCAGTTGCAGGCCGGGCGCCTGCTCAGCGGCTTGCTGGAAGGCCGCAGCCCCGTGGTGCGTCATCGCACGCGGCATGGAGGCGAGGCGCTGGAGGTCAGGCTTCTGCCTGCACGCTTCGCCAAGGCCTACGAGGATTACCGTGCTTGTACGGCAAAGCTGCTGCCCGTGAATTTCGAGCAGATCCGACAGTCGCAGGTCGGATTCCCTGCCGCTGACGTCGCGCTCGATGCGATGGCCCAGGCCAAGCTCGATATCATTCTGCAGTTCCTCAAGGCCGACCCGAGCGTCAATCGCATCCAGCTTGACGGCCACTCCGATAACAGTGGCAACCGGCTGACCAACCGCGACCTGTCCCGTCGACGAGCGCTTGCGGTGGAGGAGTACCTGATCGCAAATGGCATTGCGAAAGAGCAGATTACGCTGCGCTTTCACGGCGAGCGCTACCCGCTGGTTCCCAACAACAGCGAAGCCAACCGGGCCAAGAACCGGCGCGTGAGCCTGCGCCTGGAGCGCGGCCCGGCGGCCACCACGGTCGCAGGCGAGTCCGGCGCTCCGTCGTCCTGA
- a CDS encoding phospholipase D family protein, translated as MITRKTFRLSNTLAGWSARLLLLLTGLLGGCSLPGLEGRTGSSALSQAESANTALGRALSARGRAHPGKTGIHALIDPRDAFAARVLLARQAEKTLDVQYYIWRADTTGILLFDELRAAAERGVRVRLLLDDNGTAGLDTELAALDRHPNIEIRLFNPFRIRTPKAIGYFTDFMRVNRRMHNKSFTADSQATIVGGRNIGDEYFGADEGVQFADLDVLAVGTVVGDVSADFDRYWASDSSYPVALILPDVDAQRLQALARTAASIASAPAAVEYVRAIRESAFIASLLEGELTFEWASTRMVSDDPAKGLGKAESEGLLFRQLGEILGEPQRHVELISPYFVPTAAGTEAFAAMAERGVRIRVMTNSLAATDVAAVHAGYAKRRKDLLEAGIRLYEMRSTLAENAHSPSHGPFGSSAASLHAKTFAVDGSRVFVGSFNFDPRSANLNTELGFVIESPRMALAIERAFEDTIPASSYEVVLDDKGKLQWLEQRDGQPLRHDVEPRASLWKRASVSFLSFLPIEWML; from the coding sequence ATGATCACCCGCAAGACGTTTCGCCTCAGCAACACCCTCGCCGGTTGGAGTGCTCGTCTGCTCCTGCTGCTCACCGGCCTGCTCGGCGGTTGCAGCCTGCCCGGCCTCGAGGGGCGCACAGGCTCATCCGCCCTGAGTCAGGCCGAAAGCGCCAACACGGCCCTGGGTCGCGCCCTGTCGGCGCGTGGACGCGCGCACCCGGGCAAGACGGGCATTCATGCATTGATCGATCCGCGCGACGCCTTTGCCGCACGGGTCCTGCTGGCCAGACAGGCCGAAAAGACACTCGACGTGCAGTATTACATCTGGCGCGCCGACACCACCGGCATCCTGCTGTTCGATGAGCTTCGGGCTGCCGCGGAGCGCGGCGTCCGGGTGCGCCTGTTGCTCGATGACAACGGCACGGCAGGGTTGGATACCGAGTTGGCCGCGCTCGACCGCCACCCCAATATCGAGATACGCCTGTTCAATCCGTTTCGAATCCGAACGCCCAAGGCCATCGGTTATTTCACCGATTTCATGCGCGTCAATCGCCGCATGCACAACAAGTCGTTCACGGCCGACAGCCAGGCCACCATCGTGGGCGGCCGCAACATCGGTGACGAATATTTCGGCGCAGACGAGGGCGTACAGTTTGCCGATCTCGATGTGCTGGCCGTTGGCACGGTGGTCGGGGACGTGTCTGCCGACTTCGATCGCTACTGGGCCAGCGACTCCTCGTACCCGGTCGCCCTGATCCTCCCCGACGTTGACGCGCAACGACTGCAGGCGCTTGCCCGCACGGCAGCCAGCATCGCCAGCGCCCCCGCCGCTGTCGAGTATGTCCGGGCGATCCGCGAATCGGCTTTCATCGCGAGCCTGTTGGAGGGCGAACTCACGTTCGAATGGGCCTCGACCCGCATGGTCAGCGACGACCCGGCCAAGGGGCTCGGCAAGGCAGAGTCCGAAGGCCTGCTGTTCCGCCAACTCGGCGAAATCCTCGGCGAGCCGCAACGCCACGTCGAGCTGATTTCGCCGTATTTCGTTCCAACCGCAGCCGGTACCGAAGCCTTTGCCGCCATGGCGGAGCGCGGTGTGCGGATCCGTGTGATGACCAATTCGCTGGCGGCCACCGACGTCGCCGCCGTGCACGCCGGCTACGCCAAGCGTCGCAAGGATCTGCTCGAGGCCGGCATACGGCTCTACGAGATGCGCAGCACGTTGGCGGAGAACGCCCACAGCCCAAGCCATGGCCCGTTCGGCAGCTCAGCCGCCAGCCTGCATGCCAAGACCTTCGCCGTGGATGGATCGAGAGTGTTCGTCGGGTCGTTCAATTTCGACCCGCGCTCGGCCAACCTCAACACCGAACTGGGGTTCGTGATTGAAAGCCCACGCATGGCGCTGGCCATCGAACGAGCCTTCGAGGACACTATTCCCGCCAGCTCTTACGAAGTAGTGCTGGACGATAAAGGCAAGCTCCAGTGGCTGGAGCAACGAGACGGCCAGCCGCTGCGCCATGATGTCGAGCCACGAGCGAGCCTGTGGAAACGCGCAAGCGTGTCGTTTCTGTCGTTTCTTCCCATCGAGTGGATGCTTTGA
- a CDS encoding paraquat-inducible protein A, which produces MAPSARAHLIICEHCDSVYRRAPLARRQTAHCLRCGALLERARLLDADQLLALTLAAAILFLFANAFPIMQIGLQGLSNEATLWGTVEALAHGRITPIALVAGLSIIFAPALQIILLAWVLVHARNGQIAPGFCACMRALEHLRPWSMLEVCLLGILVAIIKLGGMVDVHPGIGLWAMAILTILILLIAGRDVRDGLWDDLGVSAR; this is translated from the coding sequence CTGGCCCCATCCGCGCGGGCGCACCTGATCATCTGCGAGCATTGCGATTCGGTGTATCGCCGCGCGCCACTGGCCCGCCGCCAGACGGCCCATTGCCTGCGTTGCGGCGCGCTGCTGGAACGCGCGCGGCTGCTCGATGCCGACCAGCTGCTGGCGCTCACGCTGGCCGCGGCGATCCTCTTTCTGTTCGCCAATGCGTTCCCCATCATGCAGATAGGCCTGCAAGGACTCAGTAACGAGGCGACGCTCTGGGGGACGGTCGAGGCATTGGCTCACGGCCGGATCACACCCATCGCCCTGGTCGCCGGCCTGAGCATCATTTTCGCGCCAGCGCTGCAAATCATCCTGCTGGCGTGGGTGCTGGTGCACGCGCGCAATGGCCAGATCGCGCCGGGCTTCTGTGCCTGCATGCGCGCGCTGGAGCACCTGCGCCCCTGGAGCATGCTCGAGGTCTGCCTGCTGGGGATACTCGTCGCCATCATCAAGCTAGGCGGCATGGTCGATGTGCATCCGGGAATCGGACTCTGGGCGATGGCGATACTGACCATTCTGATCCTGCTGATCGCCGGCCGCGACGTGCGCGACGGCCTGTGGGACGACCTCGGCGTATCGGCACGATGA
- a CDS encoding paraquat-inducible protein A: MTPPPYASELGLQLCHDCGLACRLEDRECPRCESPLHRRKPNSLGRTWALLVAALILYVPANLVPVMYTDMFGSGSENTILSGVVEFWKEGSWDIALLIFIASVGVPCMKFFVLGMLLISTQRRSRWAMRERARLYRFIETIGYWSMLDVLVVALVAALVQFRALSTIEPRLGILFFGLVVVLTMMASMSFDPRLIWDAEKDDVR, encoded by the coding sequence ATGACGCCGCCTCCCTATGCCTCGGAGCTGGGCCTGCAGCTTTGTCATGACTGCGGTCTGGCGTGCCGTTTGGAAGATCGCGAGTGCCCACGCTGCGAATCGCCGCTGCACCGGCGCAAACCGAACAGCCTGGGGCGCACCTGGGCATTGCTGGTGGCCGCACTGATTCTCTACGTACCGGCGAACCTGGTGCCGGTGATGTATACCGACATGTTCGGCAGCGGCAGCGAGAACACCATTCTGAGCGGCGTGGTCGAGTTCTGGAAGGAAGGCTCCTGGGACATTGCGCTGCTGATCTTCATCGCCAGCGTCGGGGTGCCATGCATGAAGTTCTTCGTGCTCGGCATGCTGCTGATCAGCACCCAGCGCCGTAGCCGCTGGGCCATGCGCGAACGCGCAAGGTTGTACCGCTTCATCGAAACCATCGGCTACTGGTCGATGCTGGACGTCCTCGTCGTCGCGCTGGTGGCCGCACTGGTGCAGTTCCGCGCACTGAGCACCATCGAGCCACGCCTGGGCATTCTATTCTTCGGCCTGGTCGTGGTGCTGACGATGATGGCTTCGATGAGCTTCGATCCGCGATTGATCTGGGATGCAGAGAAAGACGATGTCAGATAA
- a CDS encoding intermembrane transport protein PqiB: MSDNPHHPESPAGTPEIRQRRFRVSLVWLVPIAAALVGFSMVMQSWLSAGPQITVSFETAEGLEANKTQVKYKNVVIGQVTAIALSEDHTRVIATVELDQHAEPFTREDTKFWVVRPRIGASGVSGVDTLLSGAFIGADAGRAEETRRDFVGLEAPPPVTFGAEGKQFTLRTDDLGSLGIGSPLYFRRIQVGQVISFKLADDGKGVQVQVFVNAPYDQFVTDDTRFWNASGVDVSIAADGLRVNTESLSAILAGGIAFRAPSYSPDARPAAQDSEFSLFPDARQAMAPADGPAHYVQMRFDQTLRGLNVDAPVEFLGVPVGRVVSVKLDYDERNKSFPVVVGAVIFPNRLGAAHDKLTQTLGGDSDQHTARLMRIFVERGLRAQARTGNLLTGQLYVSLDFDPRAPKVAFDPNARPMLIPTIAGSFDKLQEQLQAMVDKLSKLPIEALAENLNGSLGELRQTLKQVNGEVLPQLQRTLEQSEQTLQNASQTLAEDSPQRQQLGDTLDEVQRAVRSVRTLSDYLGRHPESLIRGRSGDETPGTYKGQAKSRALNPEPQP, encoded by the coding sequence ATGTCAGATAACCCCCATCACCCTGAATCACCCGCCGGCACGCCTGAGATCAGGCAACGGCGTTTCCGCGTCTCCCTGGTATGGCTGGTTCCGATCGCCGCCGCGCTGGTGGGTTTCTCCATGGTCATGCAGAGCTGGCTGTCCGCTGGCCCGCAGATCACCGTGAGTTTCGAGACAGCTGAAGGACTCGAAGCCAACAAGACCCAGGTCAAATACAAGAACGTGGTGATCGGACAGGTCACCGCGATTGCCCTCAGCGAGGATCACACCCGCGTCATCGCCACGGTGGAGCTTGATCAGCACGCCGAGCCGTTCACCCGCGAAGACACCAAGTTCTGGGTGGTGCGTCCACGCATTGGTGCCAGCGGCGTGTCCGGGGTCGACACCCTGCTGTCCGGCGCCTTCATCGGTGCGGATGCTGGCCGCGCAGAAGAAACGCGACGCGATTTCGTCGGTCTGGAAGCGCCCCCGCCCGTGACGTTCGGCGCCGAAGGCAAGCAGTTCACGCTGCGCACCGATGACCTGGGCTCGCTCGGCATCGGCTCGCCGCTGTACTTCCGCCGCATTCAGGTCGGCCAGGTGATTTCCTTCAAGCTTGCCGATGACGGCAAGGGCGTCCAGGTCCAGGTATTCGTCAACGCCCCGTACGATCAATTCGTCACCGACGACACGCGCTTCTGGAATGCCAGTGGCGTCGACGTATCCATCGCCGCCGATGGCCTGCGCGTCAACACCGAATCACTGTCAGCCATACTCGCTGGCGGCATCGCGTTCCGCGCACCCAGCTACAGCCCCGACGCTCGACCGGCCGCGCAGGACAGCGAGTTCTCACTGTTTCCCGATGCGCGCCAGGCGATGGCGCCGGCCGATGGCCCCGCGCACTACGTGCAGATGCGCTTCGACCAGACCTTGCGTGGTCTGAACGTCGATGCGCCAGTAGAGTTCCTCGGTGTACCGGTCGGGCGCGTGGTATCGGTCAAGCTCGACTACGACGAGCGAAACAAGAGCTTTCCCGTAGTGGTGGGCGCGGTGATTTTCCCGAATCGCCTGGGCGCCGCGCACGACAAACTCACCCAGACGCTCGGCGGCGATAGCGATCAGCACACTGCCCGCCTCATGCGGATTTTCGTGGAACGAGGGCTGAGGGCGCAGGCACGAACGGGCAACCTGCTGACCGGCCAACTGTACGTTTCGCTGGACTTCGATCCACGAGCGCCCAAGGTCGCCTTCGACCCGAACGCCCGCCCGATGCTCATCCCCACCATAGCCGGCAGTTTCGACAAACTGCAGGAACAGCTGCAGGCCATGGTCGACAAACTCAGCAAGCTGCCCATCGAAGCGCTGGCCGAGAACCTCAACGGCAGTCTCGGCGAGCTGCGCCAGACCCTGAAGCAGGTCAACGGCGAGGTGCTTCCGCAGCTCCAGCGGACCCTGGAGCAATCGGAACAGACCTTGCAGAACGCCAGCCAGACGCTGGCCGAAGACTCGCCGCAACGTCAGCAGTTGGGCGATACCCTCGACGAAGTCCAGCGCGCGGTTCGCTCGGTGCGCACCCTTTCCGATTATCTCGGGCGCCACCCGGAATCGCTGATCCGCGGGCGCAGCGGCGATGAAACACCGGGCACCTACAAAGGCCAAGCCAAGTCCCGCGCACTGAATCCGGAGCCCCAGCCATGA
- a CDS encoding PqiC family protein, with amino-acid sequence MTLRPFLLMLCSALILSACSATPTRYHTLIAAQPGAPETVEPARFQLKVLPVRIPVQADQPSLVVRESDGRLAILETALWASPPADEFHDALAIELEQRLGVRDLAGLPGRSGAPVVSLRTDIRRFDSLPGLHAAVDVVWSLELSERGRENRTLTCASVIHEQAGVELDSLVLAHQRAIAGLADTIARTARNWAENPRGDCPAP; translated from the coding sequence ATGACCCTGCGTCCGTTTTTGCTCATGCTTTGCAGCGCGCTGATCCTGAGCGCCTGCAGCGCGACACCGACTCGATACCACACGCTCATCGCGGCCCAGCCGGGGGCGCCGGAAACGGTCGAGCCCGCCCGGTTCCAGCTCAAGGTGCTGCCTGTGCGCATCCCGGTCCAGGCCGATCAACCCAGCCTGGTGGTCCGTGAAAGCGATGGGCGCCTGGCCATCCTGGAGACGGCACTCTGGGCGTCGCCGCCCGCCGACGAGTTCCACGACGCGCTGGCCATCGAGCTGGAACAGCGCCTCGGCGTACGTGACCTGGCAGGCCTGCCGGGCCGATCGGGCGCACCGGTGGTGAGCCTGCGCACCGACATCCGCCGCTTCGACTCGCTGCCTGGACTGCATGCGGCGGTGGACGTCGTGTGGAGCCTGGAACTGAGCGAGCGCGGCCGGGAAAACCGGACGCTGACCTGTGCCAGCGTGATCCACGAACAGGCCGGCGTCGAACTCGACAGTCTGGTACTGGCCCATCAGCGCGCCATCGCCGGGCTCGCCGATACGATTGCCCGGACCGCCCGGAACTGGGCGGAGAATCCGCGTGGCGACTGCCCGGCGCCGTAG
- the pyrC gene encoding dihydroorotase: MSDRLTLLRPDDWHIHLRDGAALPYTVADAARQFARAIIMPNLVPPVRNASEAQAYRQRILAARPAGSVFEPLMVLYLTDGTQPDDIRAAKASGYVYAAKLYPAGATTNSASGVTRIDNIFPVLETMAEVGLPLLVHGEVTRSEIDIFDREKYFIDEQLSRVTERFPTLKVVFEHITTRDAVQFVEAAGSNVGATITAHHLLYNRNHMLVGGIRPHFFCLPILKRNVHQEALLDAATGGSPKFFLGTDSAPHAQHAKENACGCAGCYTAFAAIELYAEAFEQRNALDRLEAFASHFGADFYGLPRNTEQITLVRESWSVPANLPFGEHNLVPIRAGETLQWRLETRA, from the coding sequence ATGTCTGACCGACTGACCCTACTGCGCCCCGACGATTGGCATATTCACCTGCGCGACGGTGCCGCATTGCCGTACACCGTGGCGGACGCCGCGCGCCAGTTCGCGCGCGCCATCATCATGCCGAACCTGGTTCCGCCCGTTCGCAATGCCTCGGAGGCACAGGCTTACCGCCAGCGAATTCTCGCCGCTCGCCCAGCCGGGAGCGTCTTCGAGCCATTGATGGTGCTCTATCTCACGGATGGCACCCAACCCGACGACATCCGCGCGGCCAAGGCCAGCGGCTATGTATATGCGGCCAAGCTTTATCCGGCCGGTGCGACCACCAATTCGGCGTCCGGCGTGACCCGCATCGACAATATCTTCCCGGTCCTGGAAACCATGGCCGAAGTGGGCCTGCCGCTGTTGGTCCACGGCGAAGTGACCCGCTCCGAGATCGACATCTTCGACCGCGAAAAATACTTCATCGACGAACAACTGAGCCGGGTCACCGAGCGCTTTCCGACCCTCAAGGTGGTGTTCGAGCACATCACCACCCGCGATGCGGTGCAGTTCGTCGAAGCGGCTGGCAGTAACGTCGGCGCGACGATCACCGCCCATCACCTGCTCTACAACCGCAATCACATGCTGGTTGGCGGTATTCGCCCGCACTTCTTCTGTTTGCCGATCCTCAAGCGCAACGTCCATCAGGAAGCCCTGCTCGATGCGGCGACCGGCGGCAGCCCTAAGTTCTTCCTTGGCACAGACTCCGCACCGCATGCCCAGCACGCCAAGGAAAACGCCTGTGGCTGTGCCGGCTGCTATACGGCCTTCGCGGCGATCGAGCTGTACGCCGAAGCCTTCGAACAGCGCAACGCACTGGATCGCCTGGAAGCCTTCGCCAGCCACTTCGGCGCCGACTTCTATGGCCTGCCGCGCAACACCGAGCAGATCACCCTGGTGCGCGAATCCTGGAGCGTGCCGGCCAACCTGCCGTTCGGCGAGCACAACCTGGTGCCCATTCGCGCCGGTGAAACCCTGCAATGGCGGCTGGAGACACGCGCATGA
- the rnt gene encoding ribonuclease T yields the protein MSDEQFDEELEGNLPGKPRSPMARRFRGFLPVVVDVECGGFNCATDALLEIAAVTIGMDEQGLLYPQDTLFFRVEPFAGANIEAAALEFTGIKLDHPLRMAVPESQALNEIIRSVRKAVKSAGCKRAILVGHNSSFDLGFLNAAMARCDIKRNPFHPFSSFDTATLAGLAYGQTVLAKACQAAGIDFDGREAHSARYDTEKTAELFCGIVNRWKEMGGWEEFDE from the coding sequence ATGAGTGACGAGCAATTCGACGAGGAGCTCGAAGGCAATCTCCCCGGCAAGCCGCGCTCACCCATGGCCAGGCGCTTCCGGGGCTTCCTGCCGGTGGTGGTTGACGTCGAGTGTGGTGGATTCAACTGCGCCACCGACGCGCTGCTGGAAATTGCCGCCGTAACCATCGGGATGGATGAACAAGGACTGCTCTACCCGCAGGACACGCTGTTTTTCCGCGTCGAACCCTTCGCCGGCGCCAATATCGAGGCGGCCGCGCTGGAATTCACCGGCATCAAGCTCGACCACCCGCTGCGTATGGCCGTCCCCGAGTCGCAGGCACTGAACGAGATCATCCGCAGCGTGCGCAAGGCGGTCAAATCGGCCGGCTGCAAGCGTGCCATCCTGGTCGGCCACAACAGCAGCTTCGACCTCGGTTTCCTCAATGCGGCAATGGCCCGCTGCGACATCAAGCGAAACCCCTTCCACCCCTTCTCCAGTTTCGATACCGCCACCCTTGCCGGCCTCGCCTACGGCCAGACGGTCCTGGCCAAGGCGTGCCAGGCCGCGGGTATCGATTTTGACGGACGCGAAGCCCATTCGGCCCGCTACGACACGGAGAAAACCGCCGAGCTGTTCTGCGGCATCGTCAATCGCTGGAAGGAAATGGGCGGCTGGGAAGAATTCGACGAGTGA